One Clostridium sp. CM027 genomic window carries:
- a CDS encoding 5'-nucleotidase C-terminal domain-containing protein: MLRKKQKRILSWILSLALILFNFNGVIGTKIVEAAGIDTSTNVTVARKSLEPNAFTLGIGQVTSPSVAPVNATNKTFDIVEITDFHGQLLDSTNTKPVGAALAKVVKDVKTANPGRTLIIGGGDLYQGTPTSNVLRGVPVQKVLSNMGMEVTALGNHEFDWGLDIINTETMIGANYNIVCANMYKKGTSNRPYQPYKIITKDGVKIAVIGAILKEAPGIIMPALVDPFDFRDPATEINIVAKEIRDGNLADIVLADVHDGGSSLNTMVNKLHGVDAVFGGHTHSIGDVVNKDADGLDVPTLIAAATGKGFINLKITVDSTNKIVGFSPKGSNWKGLTVTTTSATDPDCKKIVDDASTSLLPIFNEVIGTNDNALTKSQVDSPYGESQLGNWMADVVKNYSKSPAEVGMVNNGGIRLSPIPSGDITVGTIFNIMPFDNTICTTIMTGAQLKFIFEQAVQNDGKGIQISGVKFVYDSSKPSYKPAVVDANGTVTTPEIPGQRVLSMIRESNGTVVKDTDTLKVNAPDFVATGGDTFTGFLAPEIVASLVDSHENVRDALNADVRDKGKMTVVMKNRIDNQMKDVDTEATISVVATSDVHGNVLNFDYGTNAAPSKGQGLAKVSTYVKGLRATNPNVMLIDNGDTIQGTPLAYYYNMIDKTTTYPMSAVMGAMGYDSWTLGNHEFNYGLEVLNRIKDDAKDQGIDVLSANTYKADNKNFVKPYTMKSFVVNGKTISVAVLGLTTKTISSWEDPAHYDGLHFNDLVDEAKKWVPVVKADGADVIIVAAHTGEEGVADIIPENQAKALATQVSGIDAIVAGHAHSTLNDINLKNPEGKVVPILEPGKWAQNVSQIDIAVNAAGIVTGLTTKNVAMDTIAEDHDITALIAPYQAKTLEYTSTILGQSKGEYKGNKQITEPTEIMELINKVQAGAAGTQLSIAAPLSLSSYIPKGDITIKDIMGVYVYENFLYGVKMNGKQIKDWIEYTVRYYKRTSGSTDPIVKDADLNIADYNLDQLYGASYDIDLTEPAGAIDSVTKKMISGNRIKNLKFNGRVIKDSDVFTVAINNYRYNGGGGFMAAAGISSVDTSLVTYNSAKALGDDGQVRSLMMKYVKDNKTITPSSARNWNILSSSIKQEVPVTGISLEKAYFSIGPKMSETLEATLLPGNATNKKVSWKSSDTLVASVDNNGKVTGHKIGLAKISATTDDGNYKDECTVAVVSKPVNKVRINKKDIIIKVGKNEKLTALVGPGNSDIKDVIWKCDSSIIKIIEKNGKSISVIGISTGKAKVTVTSLDGGYKATCDVTVIDKKK, translated from the coding sequence TTGCTTAGAAAGAAACAGAAAAGAATACTTAGCTGGATACTATCGTTAGCATTAATATTATTTAATTTTAACGGTGTTATTGGAACTAAAATTGTAGAGGCGGCTGGAATTGATACATCGACAAATGTAACCGTTGCCAGAAAGAGCTTGGAACCAAATGCATTTACTCTAGGAATTGGACAAGTAACGTCTCCATCAGTAGCTCCAGTTAATGCTACAAATAAAACATTTGATATAGTAGAAATTACAGATTTTCATGGACAACTTTTGGATTCAACTAATACAAAACCTGTAGGAGCTGCATTAGCAAAAGTAGTTAAAGACGTGAAAACTGCAAATCCTGGAAGAACACTTATCATTGGTGGAGGAGATCTATATCAAGGAACACCCACCTCTAATGTACTAAGAGGAGTTCCAGTTCAAAAGGTGTTATCAAATATGGGAATGGAAGTTACAGCTTTAGGCAATCATGAGTTTGATTGGGGACTTGATATAATTAATACTGAAACTATGATTGGTGCAAATTACAACATTGTTTGTGCTAATATGTATAAAAAAGGGACAAGCAATAGACCATATCAGCCTTATAAGATAATTACTAAGGATGGTGTTAAAATAGCAGTAATAGGAGCAATACTTAAGGAAGCTCCAGGTATAATTATGCCAGCTTTAGTAGATCCTTTTGATTTTAGGGACCCAGCTACAGAAATTAATATAGTTGCAAAGGAAATCAGAGATGGAAATCTAGCTGATATAGTACTAGCAGATGTACATGATGGTGGTTCATCGCTTAATACTATGGTTAATAAATTACATGGCGTAGATGCGGTATTTGGTGGACATACACATAGTATTGGTGATGTTGTAAACAAAGATGCAGATGGGTTGGACGTACCTACATTAATAGCAGCGGCTACTGGTAAAGGTTTTATAAATTTAAAGATTACTGTAGACTCTACAAACAAAATAGTAGGTTTCTCACCTAAAGGTTCAAACTGGAAAGGACTTACAGTGACAACTACATCAGCAACAGACCCAGATTGTAAGAAAATTGTTGATGATGCAAGTACGTCATTACTTCCAATATTTAATGAAGTAATTGGAACTAATGACAATGCTTTAACTAAGAGCCAAGTTGACTCACCTTATGGAGAATCTCAACTTGGAAATTGGATGGCAGATGTTGTAAAGAACTATTCAAAATCACCAGCAGAGGTGGGAATGGTGAATAACGGAGGGATTAGATTAAGTCCAATTCCATCAGGCGATATAACTGTTGGAACAATATTTAATATAATGCCATTTGATAATACGATTTGTACTACAATCATGACGGGGGCACAGCTAAAATTCATTTTTGAACAAGCTGTTCAAAATGATGGCAAAGGAATACAAATTTCTGGAGTTAAATTTGTATATGATTCTTCAAAACCGTCGTATAAACCAGCTGTAGTAGATGCAAATGGGACAGTCACAACACCAGAAATACCAGGTCAAAGGGTCCTTAGCATGATAAGAGAAAGCAATGGCACAGTTGTTAAGGATACAGACACACTAAAAGTAAATGCACCAGATTTTGTTGCTACTGGAGGGGACACATTTACAGGATTCTTAGCACCTGAGATAGTAGCTAGTTTAGTAGATTCGCATGAAAATGTAAGAGACGCTTTAAATGCTGATGTTAGAGATAAGGGCAAGATGACAGTTGTAATGAAAAATAGAATAGACAATCAAATGAAAGATGTAGATACTGAAGCAACTATCTCAGTAGTAGCAACTTCAGATGTACACGGAAATGTTCTAAACTTTGATTATGGAACAAATGCAGCGCCTTCAAAAGGACAGGGACTCGCAAAGGTTTCAACTTATGTTAAGGGCTTAAGAGCAACTAATCCAAATGTTATGTTAATAGATAATGGAGACACTATTCAAGGAACTCCACTTGCTTATTACTATAATATGATAGATAAAACCACAACTTATCCAATGTCAGCAGTTATGGGAGCAATGGGATATGACAGCTGGACTCTAGGGAATCACGAATTTAACTATGGACTTGAAGTATTAAATAGAATTAAGGATGATGCGAAGGATCAAGGTATCGACGTGTTATCTGCTAATACTTACAAAGCTGATAATAAAAATTTTGTTAAACCATATACTATGAAGTCTTTTGTAGTTAATGGCAAAACAATTAGCGTAGCGGTACTTGGACTTACAACAAAAACTATATCTAGTTGGGAGGATCCAGCTCATTATGATGGATTACATTTTAATGATTTAGTAGACGAAGCTAAAAAATGGGTTCCAGTAGTAAAGGCAGATGGAGCAGATGTAATAATAGTAGCTGCACATACTGGAGAAGAAGGAGTAGCAGATATTATTCCGGAAAATCAAGCTAAGGCATTGGCTACTCAAGTAAGTGGGATAGATGCTATAGTTGCAGGACATGCGCATAGTACTTTAAATGACATCAATTTAAAAAATCCAGAAGGCAAAGTGGTTCCAATATTAGAACCAGGTAAATGGGCACAAAACGTTTCACAAATTGATATAGCGGTTAATGCTGCAGGAATTGTTACAGGATTAACTACTAAAAATGTAGCTATGGACACTATCGCTGAAGATCATGATATAACAGCTTTAATTGCACCATATCAAGCTAAAACTTTAGAATATACTTCAACAATACTTGGACAATCTAAGGGAGAATATAAAGGCAATAAGCAAATTACTGAACCAACTGAAATAATGGAGTTAATAAACAAAGTTCAAGCTGGTGCAGCTGGAACACAACTCTCAATAGCAGCTCCACTAAGTTTATCATCATATATTCCAAAGGGTGATATTACTATTAAAGATATTATGGGCGTATATGTATACGAGAATTTTCTTTATGGAGTGAAGATGAATGGAAAACAAATAAAAGATTGGATTGAATATACAGTAAGATACTACAAACGAACATCAGGTTCAACAGATCCAATAGTTAAGGACGCAGATCTTAATATTGCAGATTATAACTTGGATCAATTGTACGGAGCAAGTTATGACATCGACTTAACAGAGCCAGCAGGAGCAATTGATTCAGTTACTAAAAAAATGATATCTGGAAACAGAATTAAGAACTTAAAGTTTAATGGAAGAGTGATTAAGGATTCAGATGTATTTACAGTTGCAATAAACAACTATAGATACAACGGCGGCGGAGGATTCATGGCTGCTGCTGGAATAAGTAGCGTTGATACATCTTTAGTTACTTATAATTCAGCTAAGGCTCTAGGTGATGATGGTCAGGTTAGAAGTTTAATGATGAAATATGTTAAAGATAATAAGACTATAACACCATCTTCAGCAAGAAATTGGAATATATTATCATCATCAATAAAGCAAGAGGTTCCGGTGACTGGAATATCACTTGAAAAAGCTTATTTTAGCATTGGCCCTAAGATGAGTGAAACCTTAGAGGCAACATTACTACCTGGCAATGCAACAAATAAAAAAGTATCGTGGAAATCAAGTGATACTTTAGTGGCGTCAGTTGATAATAATGGAAAGGTTACAGGACATAAAATTGGGTTAGCTAAAATAAGTGCTACAACCGATGACGGGAATTACAAGGACGAATGTACTGTTGCTGTTGTAAGTAAGCCGGTTAATAAAGTTAGAATAAATAAAAAGGATATAATTATAAAAGTAGGCAAAAATGAAAAATTAACAGCTTTAGTTGGACCGGGAAATTCAGATATTAAGGATGTAATTTGGAAATGTGACAGTTCGATAATAAAAATTATTGAGAAAAATGGAAAGAGTATTTCAGTAATTGGAATATCTACCGGAAAGGCTAAAGTGACGGTTACTTCACTAGATGGAGGGTATAAGGCGACCTGCGACGTAACTGTTATCGATAAGAAAAAATAA
- a CDS encoding Fe-S-containing hydro-lyase, whose amino-acid sequence MEIKHISTPLTQEKLKDLKSGDSVLISGTMYTGRDAAHQRLVDAINNGDELPFDPKDAIIYYVGPAPTKPGNVIGSAGPTTSYRMDDLTVPLLQLGLTGMIGKGLRSQTVVDSMQKNGAIYFAAIGGAGALIANTIKECEIIAFEDLGPEAVRKLTVVDFPAVVIIDTKGNNLYETERIKYQK is encoded by the coding sequence ATGGAAATCAAACATATATCTACTCCTTTAACACAGGAGAAGTTGAAGGATTTAAAATCGGGAGATAGTGTTTTAATATCAGGAACCATGTATACAGGTAGAGATGCAGCTCATCAGAGACTAGTAGACGCAATTAATAATGGGGATGAGTTACCTTTTGATCCTAAAGATGCCATTATATACTATGTGGGACCTGCTCCAACTAAACCTGGAAATGTAATAGGTTCTGCTGGTCCAACTACTAGTTATAGAATGGATGATTTGACTGTTCCATTGCTTCAACTAGGTCTTACTGGAATGATTGGGAAAGGGCTTAGAAGTCAAACTGTAGTAGATTCAATGCAGAAAAATGGCGCAATTTATTTTGCTGCAATAGGAGGAGCTGGAGCTCTTATTGCTAATACAATAAAAGAATGCGAAATTATTGCTTTTGAAGATTTGGGTCCAGAAGCCGTTCGTAAACTGACGGTAGTGGATTTTCCGGCTGTGGTTATAATAGACACCAAAGGCAATAATCTTTATGAAACAGAAAGAATAAAATATCAGAAATAA
- the polA gene encoding DNA polymerase I codes for MSKERLLILDGHSLMYRAFYALPALTNSDGIYTNAVYGFTNMLLKMKEEFEPDYIVTTFDRKAPTFRHEEYKDYKAGRKKMPDELRDQFSLVRELLEKMAIDIFELDGFEADDLIGTLSVFAEKQGLEVFIITGDRDALQLATDNVKVVINKKGMSQKEIYDRNRIIEEFGVTPTEFIDVKGLMGDASDNIPGVPGIGEKTAYKLIKEYKSIENLLMNIDKISGKKLVENLTAYSEQAIFSKKLATIITCVPMEMELSSIKSKEKYDVRAVKDLFYKLQFKSLIGKIPDDEDSIEETFSADFTVIDKLSKLLEVISEIKETIYITFDIADSSVFSKISVNNIYFNYKGKNYLIMVTDLFNEDEEKSISYLKTILESNDIKKVSHGVKNAYTALNKKGIKLQGVKFDTELGAYLLDSAKKEYSLETLIDKILRICIIGEGHEREINKVALLKELYEILEKKIEEYKMEELLYDVEQPLTEAISYMEAEGFTIDKDRLEELGIKFAQDIKEMESTIFVLSGEEFNIKSPKQLGKILFEKLDLPVIKKTKTGYSTNAEVLEALADKHPIITEITRYRQLTKIFSTYIEGLQAVIDTDCRIHSNFTQTVTTTGRLSSTEPNLQNIPIRHEMGRAIRKVFIPHNDQCVILSADYSQIELRVLAHIAGDENLIEAFIKHCDIHTKTASEVFNVPIGEVTALMRSNAKAVNFGIVYGIGEFSLAKDLNISRKEAKAYIETYFERYPNVKKYMEDIVVEAEKNNSVTTIMNRRRFIYEINSTNKIVKSFGKRLAMNTPIQGSAADIIKLAMINVFDKLKQEGLKSTLILQVHDELILNVYKDELKQVEYLVKEQMENVVKLSVPLEVEISIGETWYEAK; via the coding sequence ATGTCTAAGGAAAGACTATTAATTTTAGATGGCCATAGTCTTATGTATAGAGCTTTTTATGCATTACCAGCCCTAACAAATTCGGATGGCATATACACTAATGCAGTTTATGGTTTTACAAATATGCTTTTAAAGATGAAGGAAGAGTTTGAGCCAGATTATATTGTTACAACATTTGATAGGAAGGCGCCTACTTTTCGTCATGAAGAATATAAAGATTATAAGGCAGGTAGAAAAAAAATGCCTGATGAGCTCCGCGATCAGTTTTCTCTAGTTAGGGAACTTTTAGAGAAAATGGCTATAGATATTTTTGAATTAGATGGCTTTGAAGCAGATGATTTAATAGGAACATTATCTGTATTTGCAGAAAAACAAGGACTTGAAGTTTTTATAATAACAGGAGACAGAGATGCACTCCAGCTTGCCACAGATAATGTTAAAGTTGTAATAAACAAAAAGGGAATGTCACAAAAGGAAATATATGATAGAAATCGAATAATAGAAGAGTTTGGAGTAACTCCTACAGAATTTATAGATGTAAAAGGGCTAATGGGGGACGCTTCTGATAATATTCCAGGTGTACCAGGAATTGGTGAAAAAACTGCTTATAAGCTAATTAAAGAGTATAAGAGTATAGAAAACCTTCTTATGAATATTGATAAGATTAGTGGTAAAAAACTTGTGGAAAATTTAACTGCTTATAGTGAACAGGCTATTTTCAGTAAAAAATTAGCTACTATTATTACATGTGTGCCTATGGAAATGGAATTAAGTTCAATTAAATCAAAAGAAAAATATGATGTACGGGCTGTAAAAGATTTATTCTACAAATTACAATTTAAATCTTTAATAGGGAAAATACCAGATGATGAGGATTCAATCGAAGAAACATTTTCTGCGGATTTTACGGTAATAGATAAATTGTCGAAGCTTCTGGAAGTTATTAGTGAAATTAAAGAGACTATTTATATAACTTTTGATATTGCAGATTCTAGTGTGTTTTCTAAAATTAGCGTAAATAACATATATTTTAATTATAAGGGAAAAAACTATTTGATTATGGTTACTGATTTATTTAATGAAGATGAAGAAAAATCTATAAGTTATTTGAAAACTATACTTGAGAGTAATGATATTAAAAAGGTAAGTCACGGCGTAAAGAATGCTTACACTGCACTTAATAAAAAAGGCATTAAGTTACAAGGGGTAAAATTTGATACAGAACTTGGGGCTTATTTGCTCGATTCAGCTAAAAAGGAGTATAGCCTGGAAACTCTTATAGATAAAATTCTTAGAATCTGTATTATAGGCGAGGGTCATGAAAGAGAGATTAATAAAGTAGCATTACTAAAAGAGCTTTATGAAATCTTAGAAAAGAAGATTGAAGAGTACAAAATGGAAGAACTGCTATATGATGTGGAGCAACCATTAACAGAAGCTATATCATATATGGAGGCAGAAGGATTTACAATAGACAAGGATAGATTAGAGGAACTTGGCATAAAATTCGCTCAAGATATAAAAGAAATGGAAAGCACTATTTTTGTTTTATCTGGAGAAGAATTTAATATTAAATCTCCAAAGCAACTAGGCAAGATATTATTTGAAAAGTTAGATTTACCTGTTATAAAGAAAACAAAAACAGGATATTCAACTAATGCTGAGGTTTTAGAGGCGCTAGCAGATAAGCATCCCATTATCACAGAAATTACAAGGTATAGACAGTTAACAAAGATTTTTTCTACTTATATAGAGGGGCTACAAGCAGTAATTGATACAGATTGTAGAATACATTCAAACTTTACACAAACAGTTACAACAACAGGAAGACTATCAAGTACTGAACCTAATTTGCAAAATATCCCTATAAGACATGAAATGGGTAGAGCTATAAGAAAAGTATTCATACCACACAATGATCAGTGTGTTATTTTATCTGCGGATTATTCACAGATAGAGCTTAGAGTATTAGCTCATATAGCAGGGGATGAAAATTTAATTGAGGCTTTCATTAAACATTGTGATATTCATACTAAAACTGCTTCAGAGGTATTTAATGTACCGATAGGAGAAGTTACGGCGCTTATGAGAAGTAATGCAAAAGCTGTAAACTTTGGAATAGTATATGGCATTGGAGAATTTAGCTTAGCAAAAGACTTAAATATATCTAGAAAAGAAGCTAAAGCATACATAGAAACATATTTTGAAAGATATCCAAATGTTAAAAAATACATGGAGGATATAGTGGTTGAAGCTGAGAAAAATAATAGTGTTACTACAATAATGAATAGAAGAAGATTTATCTATGAAATAAATTCAACAAACAAAATTGTGAAGTCCTTTGGTAAAAGGCTTGCTATGAATACACCGATACAAGGAAGTGCAGCAGATATTATTAAACTTGCTATGATAAATGTGTTTGATAAATTAAAGCAGGAGGGATTAAAGAGCACTTTAATTCTCCAAGTACACGATGAATTAATACTAAATGTATATAAGGATGAGCTTAAGCAAGTTGAGTATTTGGTTAAGGAACAGATGGAAAATGTAGTTAAACTTTCAGTTCCACTAGAAGTAGAAATAAGCATTGGAGAAACTTGGTATGAGGCAAAATAG
- a CDS encoding lytic transglycosylase domain-containing protein — protein sequence MKFKKIIKILILIFLVIIVINIKSIFKSFYPIKYGNQIVKYSQRYNVDPCLVAAVIRAESNFDGNAVSPKGAYGLMQIMPDTALWIAENMKLKDFDVEKLYESEINIAMGCWYINNLNTEFNGNIDLVLAAYNGGRGNVQKWLDDKEYSSDGKTLNVIPFGETDKYVKKVKTNYNIYFKLYGDEIK from the coding sequence ATGAAATTTAAAAAAATTATAAAAATCTTAATCTTAATTTTTTTGGTTATTATAGTGATTAACATTAAAAGCATTTTTAAAAGCTTTTACCCTATAAAATATGGAAATCAAATAGTTAAGTATTCGCAAAGGTATAATGTGGATCCTTGTTTGGTTGCAGCTGTAATTAGGGCAGAAAGTAATTTTGATGGAAACGCTGTTTCTCCAAAAGGTGCCTATGGGCTTATGCAGATAATGCCTGATACTGCATTGTGGATTGCAGAAAATATGAAATTAAAAGATTTTGATGTGGAAAAATTATATGAAAGTGAAATTAATATTGCTATGGGATGTTGGTATATTAATAATTTAAACACTGAATTTAATGGAAATATAGACTTGGTGTTGGCAGCTTACAATGGTGGACGTGGAAATGTACAAAAATGGCTTGATGATAAAGAATACTCTAGCGATGGAAAAACATTAAATGTAATACCTTTCGGGGAAACAGATAAATATGTTAAAAAGGTAAAAACAAATTATAATATTTATTTTAAATTATATGGTGATGAAATCAAATAA
- a CDS encoding SPOR domain-containing protein, producing MRYTRYNYKTPRKNNNFMIVITLTLIAAIALGTMLSKLIPNNNVKTGTGDKTTKTDVVKDSKVNQDSKVNKESVDVSKEIPQTNIKDYVAIQCGVFSAKENALILKKSLMEFSTPFILEEDKLYKVLVGVYPKDGIGNIIKQLDAKKIMYTKINFQLSGKDSTSAQTNEMISADLKILNKLSEKDTKSIKTVELKKWIGSLKGAEEKSKNYSTMTEMKSYLTAMPAELKKEKTEEGYIYIYKYIKKILKK from the coding sequence GTGAGATATACTAGATATAATTATAAGACGCCTAGGAAAAATAATAATTTTATGATTGTAATTACATTAACTTTGATAGCAGCCATTGCCTTGGGCACAATGTTGTCCAAGCTAATACCTAATAATAACGTTAAAACGGGTACAGGTGATAAAACTACTAAAACGGATGTAGTAAAAGACAGTAAAGTAAATCAAGATAGTAAAGTGAACAAAGAGAGCGTAGATGTTTCTAAAGAGATTCCTCAAACTAATATTAAAGATTATGTAGCAATACAATGTGGCGTTTTTAGCGCGAAGGAAAATGCTTTAATTTTGAAAAAAAGTTTAATGGAGTTTAGTACACCATTTATTCTTGAAGAAGATAAATTATATAAAGTCTTGGTTGGTGTTTATCCTAAAGATGGGATTGGTAATATTATTAAACAACTTGATGCAAAAAAAATAATGTATACTAAAATTAATTTTCAATTGAGCGGAAAGGATTCAACAAGTGCACAAACCAATGAAATGATAAGTGCTGATCTTAAAATATTAAATAAACTTTCAGAAAAAGATACTAAATCAATTAAAACTGTAGAATTAAAAAAGTGGATAGGTTCTTTAAAGGGTGCGGAAGAAAAAAGTAAAAATTATAGTACCATGACTGAAATGAAATCATATTTAACTGCAATGCCAGCGGAATTAAAAAAGGAAAAAACAGAGGAGGGGTATATCTACATCTATAAATATATAAAGAAAATATTAAAGAAGTAG
- a CDS encoding GNAT family N-acetyltransferase produces the protein MFNIDIKFDDVSIMNVEKGDILKIKNWTNKQQDFNIEARLNYDIKEFYERYLECYVSEGEYFLKVLHGSELIGIIKGRIEFKNPNEVWIMCYLIEIRLYDADISNIIINEFSKHLHENYGMCDFYTFVSSNNNAMVEFWKRNNFEESRVTSNFFKINSEDKDIIILKKTI, from the coding sequence ATGTTTAATATAGATATTAAATTTGATGATGTTAGCATTATGAATGTAGAAAAAGGGGATATTTTAAAAATTAAAAATTGGACTAATAAACAGCAAGATTTTAATATAGAGGCAAGGTTAAATTATGATATTAAGGAATTTTATGAAAGATATTTAGAGTGTTATGTGAGTGAAGGGGAATACTTTCTTAAAGTGTTACATGGTAGTGAACTTATAGGTATTATAAAAGGTAGAATAGAATTTAAAAATCCAAATGAAGTATGGATTATGTGTTATTTAATAGAAATTAGACTATATGATGCTGATATATCAAACATAATTATTAATGAGTTTTCAAAGCATTTACATGAAAATTATGGAATGTGTGATTTCTATACTTTTGTTTCATCTAATAATAATGCAATGGTGGAATTTTGGAAACGCAATAACTTTGAAGAAAGTAGGGTAACAAGCAATTTTTTTAAGATAAATAGCGAAGACAAGGATATAATAATTCTAAAAAAAACAATTTAA
- a CDS encoding Maf-like protein gives MDIILASASLRRVELLKKITSNFKVIVSDFEESDVLFSANCGDYVMALAKGKAVAVCSSVKKPAVIIGCDTIVYFKGKVLGKPKNNKRAFQMISDLSDNTHEVYTGIAVINTETQEISTEYVCTEVKFSKLSSIEINNYIEKGESLDKAGAYGIQGAASLFVEEIKGCYYSVVGLPVNKLYFMLREMGVNL, from the coding sequence GTGGATATTATTCTAGCTTCTGCATCTTTGCGTAGGGTGGAACTTTTAAAAAAAATAACTAGCAATTTCAAGGTAATAGTAAGTGACTTTGAAGAGAGTGACGTATTATTTTCTGCGAATTGTGGAGACTACGTTATGGCCTTAGCAAAAGGAAAGGCTGTAGCTGTTTGTAGTAGCGTTAAAAAACCAGCTGTTATAATAGGGTGTGATACTATTGTTTATTTCAAAGGCAAAGTGCTTGGTAAACCTAAAAATAACAAGCGAGCTTTTCAAATGATTAGTGATTTAAGTGATAATACACATGAGGTATATACAGGGATTGCAGTAATAAACACCGAAACTCAAGAGATTAGTACTGAGTATGTTTGTACGGAAGTAAAATTTTCAAAATTGTCTTCAATAGAAATAAACAATTACATAGAAAAGGGCGAGTCACTTGATAAGGCTGGAGCTTATGGAATACAAGGAGCAGCATCTCTATTTGTTGAAGAAATAAAGGGCTGTTACTATAGTGTGGTGGGGCTACCGGTAAATAAATTATATTTTATGTTAAGGGAGATGGGGGTCAATCTATAA
- a CDS encoding DUF4321 domain-containing protein: MKSAEGRNPYFIFFILIGAISGSFIGELLGDNVSALKFLKSTYTIGMNTPMLIDFKVLAVTFGINFNINIMSIIGIVLAIILYRKY; this comes from the coding sequence TTGAAAAGTGCAGAAGGAAGAAATCCGTATTTTATTTTTTTTATACTGATTGGAGCTATTTCTGGAAGTTTTATAGGTGAACTATTAGGAGATAACGTAAGCGCACTCAAATTTTTAAAGAGTACATACACCATAGGAATGAATACTCCTATGCTTATAGATTTTAAAGTATTAGCAGTAACTTTCGGTATAAATTTTAATATTAATATAATGTCTATTATAGGCATTGTTTTGGCAATAATATTATATAGAAAATATTAG
- the coaE gene encoding dephospho-CoA kinase (Dephospho-CoA kinase (CoaE) performs the final step in coenzyme A biosynthesis.), with product MKTLRVGITGGIGSGKSTITNMLIEKGLPVVDADIVAREVFIIYPEMISRIKGEFGYEFFDSEGNLNRKEFGNYIFKGDNRRKKLESIMMPFIKKEIQDRIKMYEEGNLQFCFLDAPTLIENNFHTSMDVTILVWVSSDIQVQRVMNRDALKIDETWDRIRAQMPIDEKKKFADFVIDNGGSIENTKLQLDLIIRKLERLGVK from the coding sequence TTGAAAACGCTAAGGGTTGGGATAACAGGTGGAATCGGTAGTGGAAAGAGCACAATAACTAATATGCTAATAGAGAAGGGTCTTCCGGTTGTTGATGCAGACATTGTAGCTAGAGAGGTTTTTATAATATATCCTGAGATGATAAGTAGAATTAAAGGGGAATTCGGGTATGAGTTTTTTGACAGTGAAGGTAATCTTAATAGGAAAGAGTTTGGAAACTATATATTTAAGGGTGATAATCGCAGAAAAAAGCTTGAAAGTATAATGATGCCGTTTATAAAAAAAGAAATACAAGACAGAATAAAAATGTACGAAGAAGGCAATTTGCAATTTTGCTTTTTAGATGCACCTACTTTAATAGAAAACAATTTTCATACTAGTATGGATGTAACTATTTTAGTGTGGGTGAGTAGTGACATTCAAGTACAAAGGGTTATGAATCGAGATGCTTTAAAAATAGACGAAACATGGGATAGAATAAGAGCTCAAATGCCAATAGATGAAAAGAAAAAATTTGCAGATTTTGTTATTGATAATGGCGGGAGTATTGAAAATACAAAATTACAACTAGATTTGATTATTAGGAAGTTAGAAAGGTTAGGAGTGAAGTGA